One window from the genome of Camelus bactrianus isolate YW-2024 breed Bactrian camel chromosome 4, ASM4877302v1, whole genome shotgun sequence encodes:
- the AMBP gene encoding protein AMBP, with translation MRSLGALLLLLTACLAVRASPVPTQPNDIQVQENFDLSRIYGKWFLVAVGSTCPWLKRFKDKMTVSTLVLGEGATKREISTTNIHWRKGVCEKFSGTYEKTSTDGKFLYHKSKWNMTMESYVVHTNYDEYAIFLTKKFSRHHGPTITAKLYGREPELRESLLEEFREVALGVDIPEDSIFTLPNRGECVPGEQEPEPTPLSRARRAVLPQEEEGSGAGLSVTDFSKKEDSCQLGFSQGPCLGMIKRYFYNGSSMACETFHYGGCMGNGNNFISEKECLQTCRTVEACNLPIVPGPCRSTIRLWAFDAVQGKCVPFFYGGCKGNGNQFYSEKECKEYCGVPGEGDEELLRISN, from the exons ATGCGGAGTCTCggggccctgctgctgctgctgaccgCCTGCCTGGCGGTGAGGGCCAGCCCTGTGCCGACACAGCCCAACGACATCCAAGTGCAGGAGAACTTCGACCTTTCCCGG ATCTACGGGAAGTGGTTCCTCGTGGCCGTGGGCTCCACCTGCCCGTGGCTGAAGAGGTTCAAGGACAAGATGACCGTGAGCACgctggtgctgggggagggagcgACCAAGAGGGAGATCAGCACGACCAACATTCATTGGCG GAAAGGTGTCTGTGAGAAGTTCTCTGGGACTTATGAGAAAACCAGCACTGATGGAAAGTTCCTCTATCACAAATCCA AATGGAACATGACCATGGAGTCCTACGTGGTCCACACCAACTATGATGAGTACGCCATTTTTCTGACCAAGAAATTCAGCCGCCACCATGGACCCACCATTACTGCCAAGCTCTATG GGCGGGAGCCAGAGCTTCGGGAGAGTCTGCTGGAGGAGTTCAGAGAGGTTGCCCTGGGTGTGGACATCCCTGAGGACTCCATCTTCACATTGCCCAATAGGG GTGAGTGTGTCCCTGGGGAACAGGAACCAGAGCCCACTCCACTCTCG AGAGCCCGGCGGGCTGTGCTGCCCCAAGAAGAGGAAGGATCGGGGGCTGGACTATCAGTAACTGATTTCAGCAAGAAGGAAG ATTCCTGCCAGCTGGGCTTCTCACAAGGTCCTTGCCTGGGGATGATCAAGAGGTATTTCTATAACGGCTCATCCATGGCCTGTGAGACCTTCCACTATGGCGGCTGCATGGGTAACGGCAACAACTTCATCTCGGAGAAGGAGTGCCTGCAGACCTGCCGAACTGTGG AGGCCTGCAATCTCCCCATAGTCCCCGGCCCCTGCCGAAGCACCATCCGGCTCTGGGCATTTGATGCTGTCCAGGGGAAGTGCGTCCCCTTCTTCTATGGGGGCTGCAAGGGCAACGGCAACCAGTTCTACTCGGAGAAGGAGTGCAAGGAGTACTGTGGAGTCCCTGGTGAAG GGGATGAGGAGCTGCTGCGCATCTCCAACTGA